A DNA window from Hevea brasiliensis isolate MT/VB/25A 57/8 chromosome 2, ASM3005281v1, whole genome shotgun sequence contains the following coding sequences:
- the LOC110651689 gene encoding polygalacturonase-like, whose amino-acid sequence MAKQQSFSSLVVILIVLFISSLANAAQYNVLNYGARPDGRIDSTKAFLAAWAQACGSIKPATVYVPAGRFLLRNVVFQGPCNNNAILFRVVGTLVAPSNYQVIGNAGHWLLFWLVNGVTVDGGVLDAQGPALWACKAFGRNCPSGATSLAFSNSNNIAIEGLVSLNSQMFHIVINGCHNVKLHGVTVSASGHSPNTDGIHVQLSSGVTILDSRIRTGDDCISIGAGTTNLWIERVACGPGHGISIGSLGSDLQEPGVQDVTVRSVRFTGTQNGLRIKTWGKPSNGFVRNIRFQNAIMINVQNPIVIDQNYCPYNQNCPGQQSGVKISNIMYKGIRGTSATQLAVKFDCSMKNPCTGIHLEDVNLTYMNQQAYALCNNADGIAIGLVQPRSCL is encoded by the exons ATGGCCAAACAACAGAGCTTTTCTTCACTTGTTGTAATTCTCATCGTTCTTTTTATTTCATCTTTAGCAAATGCAGCACAATACAATGTCCTAAATTATGGTGCCAGGCCTGATGGCAGAATTGATTCCACCAAAGCCTTTCTTGCTGCTTGGGCACAAGCTTGTGGATCAATTAAGCCAGCCACCGTGTATGTACCTGCAGGGAGGTTCCTTCTGCGAAATGTAGTTTTTCAGGGTCCATGCAATAATAATGCAATCTTATTTCGTGTAGTTGGTACCCTTGTGGCTCCGTCTAATTATCAAGTGATTGGTAATGCCGGGCACTGGCTTTTGTTTTGGCTCGTTAATGGTGTTACGGTTGACGGTGGAGTTCTTGATGCACAAGGTCCCGCTTTATGGGCTTGCAAGGCCTTTGGCAGGAATTGCCCCAGCGGCGCCACG TCACTGGCGTTTTCCAATTCCAATAATATAGCAATCGAAGGATTAGTTTCACTGAACAGCCAAATGTTCCACATTGTCATCAATGGCTGCCACAATGTGAAACTGCATGGTGTGACGGTGTCTGCTTCTGGTCACAGCCCCAACACCGATGGCATTCATGTACAATTATCAAGTGGTGTCACAATCCTCGACTCCAGGATTAGAACCGGTGACGATTGCATCTCAATAGGTGCTGGTACCACTAACTTGTGGATTGAAAGAGTAGCATGTGGCCCTGGTCATGGAATCAG CATTGGGAGTTTGGGAAGCGATCTGCAGGAGCCCGGAGTACAGGATGTGACAGTTAGATCTGTTAGATTTACAGGTACGCAGAATGGATTGAGGATTAAGACTTGGGGAAAGCCCAGCAATGGCTTCGTGAGGAACATACGTTTCCAAAATGCTATTATGATCAATGTCCAGAATCCCATTGTCATCGATCAAAATTACTGTCCTTACAACCAAAACTGTCCTGGTCAG CAATCTGGTGTTAAAATTAGCAATATTATGTATAAAGGCATCCGTGGAACATCAGCAACACAACTGGCAGTGAAGTTTGATTGCAGTATGAAGAACCCATGCACTGGGATCCATCTGGAAGATGTGAACCTGACTTACATGAATCAGCAAGCTTATGCATTATGCAACAATGCCGATGGAATAGCCATTGGTCTCGTTCAGCCTAGAAGCTGTCTGTAG